One Terriglobales bacterium genomic window carries:
- a CDS encoding GvpL/GvpF family gas vesicle protein — protein sequence MKVRRTVDAEREVHALEPSQLTRAERPQLVPVAAPEAGEGRYVYGVIQAKDSMNFGKIGMGGTGEMVYTVHHGDIAAIVSKTPVFIFDPTRENALAHEHVIETVMKAQTIIPMSFGTVFRTDDDIREVLKSIYASLKDVLKQMANKLEFGLKVTWDRDQIIEELKRGHEDIHRFHQEITRKHLQSTYFARMQLGRMIDKALVERAAEYVREIYEALRPVCVASRDNKPIGDKMIMNAAFLIHRDKESDFDEAVNKIAQRFGDRLNFKYTGPWPPYNFVNIRLKLERGTAT from the coding sequence GTGAAGGTCCGCAGGACGGTCGACGCCGAGCGCGAGGTCCACGCGCTCGAGCCCTCGCAGCTCACGCGCGCCGAGCGCCCGCAGCTCGTCCCCGTCGCCGCTCCCGAGGCCGGTGAGGGCCGCTACGTCTACGGCGTCATCCAGGCCAAGGACTCCATGAACTTCGGCAAGATCGGTATGGGCGGCACCGGCGAGATGGTCTACACCGTCCACCACGGCGACATCGCCGCCATCGTCAGCAAGACGCCGGTCTTCATCTTCGACCCCACGCGCGAGAACGCGCTCGCCCACGAGCACGTCATCGAGACCGTCATGAAGGCCCAGACCATCATCCCGATGTCGTTCGGCACCGTCTTCCGCACCGACGACGACATCCGCGAGGTACTCAAGTCCATCTACGCTTCGCTCAAGGACGTCCTCAAGCAGATGGCCAACAAACTCGAGTTCGGCTTGAAGGTCACCTGGGACCGCGACCAGATCATCGAGGAGCTCAAGCGCGGCCACGAAGACATCCACCGCTTCCACCAGGAGATCACGCGCAAGCACCTGCAATCCACCTACTTCGCCCGCATGCAGCTGGGCCGCATGATCGACAAGGCCCTGGTCGAGCGGGCCGCCGAGTACGTGCGCGAGATCTACGAGGCGCTGCGGCCGGTGTGCGTCGCTTCCCGCGACAACAAGCCCATCGGCGACAAGATGATCATGAACGCCGCCTTCCTCATCCATCGCGACAAGGAATCCGATTTCGATGAGGCCGTCAACAAGATCGCGCAGCGCTTCGGCGACCGCCTGAACTTCAAGTACACCGGCCCCTGGCCGCCCTACAACTTCGTCAACATCCGCCTGAAACTGGAGCGCGGCACCGCCACGTAA
- a CDS encoding gas vesicle protein GvpG codes for MFLIDDLLMMPIDGIKFVFRTIQKTAEEQYLDDAPLKEALLELQVEFDNGDITEEEYSEQQAEILRALREVQNRRMEMAGAPPEGERGPLTGKVAEGSGVDVHLDYGPSEKK; via the coding sequence ATGTTCCTGATCGACGACCTGCTGATGATGCCCATCGACGGCATCAAGTTCGTCTTCCGCACCATCCAGAAGACCGCGGAAGAGCAGTACCTCGACGACGCCCCGCTCAAGGAGGCGCTGCTCGAACTGCAGGTCGAGTTCGATAACGGCGACATCACTGAAGAGGAATACAGCGAGCAGCAGGCCGAGATCCTGCGCGCCCTGCGTGAGGTCCAGAACCGCCGCATGGAGATGGCCGGCGCCCCGCCCGAAGGCGAGCGCGGCCCGCTCACCGGCAAGGTCGCCGAAGGCTCCGGTGTCGACGTCCACCTCGACTACGGCCCATCAGAAAAGAAGTAG
- a CDS encoding response regulator, with the protein MNAQNSHVLVVDDEPSVLLTYRMILEQQGYKVTASISCKDAIAALEQDPMDLLICDLSLEQKHTGFEVIEHGRSRDATVPAILVTGYASKEVMDKAEQAGVAVLFKPIDINEFLSTISQKVRSRNESRHQKA; encoded by the coding sequence ATGAACGCGCAGAACAGCCACGTGCTGGTGGTCGACGACGAGCCCTCCGTCCTGCTCACCTACCGCATGATCCTCGAGCAGCAGGGATACAAGGTCACGGCTTCCATCTCGTGCAAAGACGCCATCGCCGCACTCGAACAGGATCCGATGGACCTGCTCATCTGCGACCTCTCGCTCGAGCAGAAGCACACCGGCTTCGAGGTCATCGAGCATGGCCGCAGCCGCGATGCCACCGTGCCCGCCATCCTGGTCACCGGTTATGCCAGCAAGGAAGTCATGGACAAGGCCGAGCAAGCCGGCGTCGCGGTGCTGTTCAAGCCCATCGACATCAATGAGTTTCTCTCTACCATCTCGCAGAAGGTGAGGTCGAGGAATGAGTCCCGCCACCAGAAAGCGTAG